A part of Candidatus Deferrimicrobium borealis genomic DNA contains:
- a CDS encoding M48 family metallopeptidase: MGCPKCGGVNRSGADLCYLCGDPLGAGPGANAFAGDASAPAKTRPPLRPIPMLLFTEAARHNVRMSALLFVLLFAVFFLLGTAIGGAYGDPRTGLGLSFVLYAILGATAYFSGSSIVLSIHGAREAGGEEHRQLRNVVEEMAIAAGVPPPKVYLIPAAGMNAFAAGRRPEEACVAVTTGLLDRLNREELQGVIAHELAHIKSRDTLYNVCAAVLVGAVALLSDMFLRGTLWGRRGRTDGGREGGGRGNAAFFVLALLLAVLAPLAAKILQMSISRQREYHADAAAAGFTRNPLGLASALAKIASGGPEVPGENRGTQHLFIVNPLRVFGPDASALMSTHPPTEARIQRLRAMGGVAVGGGAPHSRT, translated from the coding sequence GTGGGGTGCCCGAAGTGCGGCGGCGTCAACCGTTCCGGGGCGGACCTCTGCTACCTCTGCGGGGATCCGCTCGGGGCGGGTCCCGGCGCGAACGCCTTCGCAGGCGACGCATCGGCCCCCGCGAAGACCCGACCCCCCTTGCGGCCGATCCCGATGCTGCTCTTCACCGAGGCGGCGCGGCACAACGTCCGGATGTCCGCCCTCCTCTTCGTCCTCCTCTTCGCCGTCTTCTTCCTCCTCGGAACCGCGATCGGGGGCGCCTACGGGGACCCGCGGACGGGGCTCGGCCTCTCCTTCGTGCTGTACGCGATCCTCGGCGCGACGGCGTACTTCAGCGGCTCCTCGATCGTGCTGTCGATCCACGGGGCGCGGGAAGCGGGCGGGGAAGAGCACCGGCAGCTGCGCAACGTCGTCGAGGAGATGGCGATCGCGGCCGGCGTGCCGCCCCCGAAGGTGTACCTGATCCCCGCCGCCGGGATGAACGCCTTCGCCGCCGGGCGGCGCCCGGAAGAGGCGTGCGTCGCCGTCACGACCGGGCTCCTCGACCGGCTGAACCGGGAGGAGCTCCAGGGGGTGATCGCGCACGAGCTCGCGCACATCAAGAGCCGGGACACGCTGTACAACGTCTGCGCCGCCGTCCTGGTCGGTGCCGTCGCCCTGCTCTCCGACATGTTCCTCCGGGGGACGTTGTGGGGTCGCCGGGGGCGCACGGATGGGGGGCGGGAAGGAGGGGGCCGGGGGAACGCCGCCTTCTTCGTCCTCGCGCTCCTGCTGGCGGTCCTCGCGCCGCTGGCGGCGAAGATCCTGCAGATGAGCATCTCCCGCCAGCGGGAGTACCACGCCGACGCCGCGGCGGCAGGCTTCACCCGCAACCCGCTCGGACTGGCCTCCGCCCTCGCGAAGATCGCGTCCGGCGGGCCGGAAGTCCCCGGCGAGAACCGCGGGACGCAGCACCTGTTCATCGTGAACCCGCTGCGGGTCTTCGGCCCGGACGCCTCCGCCCTGATGTCGACGCATCCCCCGACGGAAGCGCGCATCCAACGGTTACGCGCCATGGGCGGAGTCGCCGTAGGAGGGGGGGCGCCCCACTCCCGAACGTAG
- a CDS encoding LemA family protein, which translates to MAYIPLVLVVIVVAWFVAAYNKLVRFRNQIKNAWHQIDVQLKRRYDLIPNLVEVVKDYMAYEQETLTKVIEARGAALSAKGPAAQAKAEGILTETLKSLFAVVERYPELKANQNVASLQEELTGTENKISFARQFYNDSVMTYNNAIQSIPTNFIASFFSFAQEAYFETEPESRAVPSLR; encoded by the coding sequence ATGGCGTATATTCCGCTGGTCCTGGTGGTGATCGTCGTCGCCTGGTTCGTCGCCGCCTACAACAAGCTTGTCCGCTTCCGGAACCAGATCAAGAACGCCTGGCACCAGATCGACGTGCAGCTGAAGCGCCGGTACGACCTCATCCCGAACCTGGTGGAGGTCGTGAAGGATTACATGGCGTACGAACAGGAGACGCTCACCAAGGTCATCGAGGCGCGCGGAGCGGCCCTGTCGGCGAAGGGGCCCGCGGCCCAGGCGAAGGCGGAAGGGATCCTGACCGAGACGCTGAAGAGCCTCTTCGCCGTCGTCGAGAGGTACCCGGAGCTGAAGGCGAACCAGAACGTCGCCTCCCTGCAGGAGGAGCTGACCGGGACGGAGAACAAGATCTCCTTCGCCCGACAGTTCTACAACGATTCCGTGATGACGTACAACAACGCGATCCAGTCGATCCCGACGAACTTCATCGCCTCCTTCTTCAGCTTCGCCCAGGAAGCGTACTTCGAAACGGAACCTGAAAGCCGGGCGGTGCCGAGCCTGCGGTAA
- a CDS encoding ferritin family protein, translating into MQFSEDALKFINLGISAEIAAYVFYKHAGGIVTEKGLQETLHKLANDEKGHFLSLEDLYDRNVRSEMWAPYKDILNKEGLPDIDELVQETHKELLSRIRGISTKREVLEMALLLEKEAFTLFSDASAKMKDPELKKVFDFLMGFERNHVVLIEKELAAL; encoded by the coding sequence ATGCAATTTTCCGAAGACGCGCTGAAGTTCATCAACCTTGGCATCAGCGCCGAGATCGCGGCGTACGTTTTCTACAAGCACGCCGGCGGCATCGTGACGGAGAAGGGGCTCCAGGAGACGCTCCACAAGCTGGCCAACGACGAGAAGGGGCACTTCCTGTCGCTGGAAGACCTCTACGACCGGAACGTCCGGTCCGAGATGTGGGCGCCCTACAAGGATATTTTGAACAAGGAGGGGCTTCCGGACATCGACGAGCTCGTGCAGGAGACGCACAAGGAGCTGCTCTCCCGGATCCGGGGGATCTCGACGAAGCGCGAGGTGCTGGAGATGGCGCTTCTGCTGGAGAAGGAGGCGTTCACTCTCTTCAGCGATGCGTCGGCGAAGATGAAGGACCCGGAACTGAAGAAGGTGTTCGACTTCCTCATGGGATTCGAGCGGAACCACGTGGTGCTGATCGAGAAGGAACTCGCCGCGCTGTAA